The proteins below come from a single Bactrocera dorsalis isolate Fly_Bdor chromosome 5, ASM2337382v1, whole genome shotgun sequence genomic window:
- the LOC105223604 gene encoding paramyosin, long form isoform X1, which yields MSSSQAVRSSKYSYRATSTGPGGADISIEYSADLAALSRLEDKIRLLQDDLEAERELRQRIEREKADLSVQVIQMSERLEEAEGGAEHQFEANRKRDAELLKLRKLLEDVHLESEETAILLKKKHNEIIADFQEQVEILTKAKSRAEKEKSKFQAEIYEYLSQIESFNKERIVTSKHVERLEVTISELNVKIEELNRTVIDITSHKTRLSQENIELIKDVQDLKSNLDAVSYSKSQVISQLEDARRRLEDEDRRRSMLESSLHQVESELESIRIQLEEESEARIDLERQLVKANADAISWQNKYQTEVAARAEEVEEIRRKYQVRITELEEHVESLIVKINSLEKQKTRLASEVEVLIIDLEKSNNTCRELTKSVTTLEKHNIELKSRLDETIVLFETSQRDLKNKQLELQRTVHELDKVKDANNTLARENKKLGDDLHDAKGTLNELNRRLHELELELRRLENERDELTAAYKEAEAGRKAEEQRAQRLSADFNQYRHDAERRLAEKDEEIEAIRKQTAIEIEQLNARVVEAETRLKTEVQRIKKKLQVQITELEMSLDVANKTNIDLQKVIKKQSLQLTELQAHYEDVQRQLQATLDQYNVAQRRLAALNGELEEVRSNLDSAVRAKRTVELQYEEAQTRINELSTVNVNLVSLKSKLEQELSVVAADYEEVTKELRISDERYQKVQIELKRTIEIVHEEQERVVKLETIKKSLEVEVKNLSIRLEEVELNAVAGSKRIISKLEARVRDLELELEEEKRRHAETIKILRKKERTVKEVMVQCEEDQKNIILLQEALDKSVAKVNLFKRQLAEQEGMSQQSVTRVRRFQRELEAAEDRAECAETNLNMIRAKHRTFVTTSTVPGSQVYIQETTRTITE from the exons atgtccTCGTCGCAAGCAGTACGCTCATCGAAATACTCCTACAGGGCCACCTCAACTGGACCGGGTGGAGCTGATATCTCCATTGAATACAGCGCCGATTTGGCCGCCCTCTCACGCTTGGAG GATAAAATCCGTTTGCTCCAAGATGATCTTGAAGCAGAACGTGAGCTGCGCCAAAGA ATCGAGCGCGAGAAGGCCGATCTCAGCGTGCAGGTCATTCAGATGTCCGAACGTCTTGAGGAAGCTGAAGGCGGCGCTGAACATCAG TTCGAGGCCAATCGCAAGCGTGATGCCGAATTATTGAAGCTCCGCAAATTGCTTGAGGATGTGCACCTCGAATCCGAAGAAACTGCCATTCTTCTGAAGAAGAAGCACAACGAAATTATTGCGGATTTCCAAGAACAAGTTGAAATCCTAACGAAAGCGAAGTCCAG GGCTGAGAAGGAGAAATCCAAATTCCAGGCCGAAATTTACGAATATCTCTCCCAAATCGAATCGTTCAACAAGGAGCGTATTGTTACCAGCAAACATGTCGAACGTTTGGAAGTCACCATTTCCGAATTGAATGTTAAGATTGAGGAATTGAACCGCACTGTCATCGATATTACATCGCACAAGACCCGCCTGTCGCAAGAGAACATTGAATTGATCAAGGACGTCCAAGATCTCAAATCCAACCTGGACGCTGTCTCATATTCCAAGAGTCAAGTTATCTCACAATTGGAAGATGCTCGCCGCCGTTTGGAAGATGAAGACCGTCGTCGTTCGATGTTGGAATCTTCCCTTCATCAAGTTGAAAGCGAATTGGAATCGATTCGCATCCAACTCGAAGAAGAATCGGAAGCACGTATTGACTTGGAACGTCAGCTGGTCAAGGCCAATGCCGATGCTATTTCCTGGCAAAACAAATACCAGACTGAAGTAGCCGCACGCGCAGAAGAGGTCGAAGAGATCCGTCGTAAATATCAAGTGCGCATCACCGAACTCGAGGAACATGTTGAGTCATTGATTGTAAAGATCAACAgtttagaaaaacaaaagaCTCGCTTGGCCAGTGAAGTGGAAGTTTTGATTATCGATTTGGAGAAATCGAATAACACATGCCGCGAATTGACCAAGTCGGTAACTACCTTGGAGAAACACAATATCGAATTGAAGAGCCGTCTCGATGAAACAATTGTATTGTTTGAGACTAGCCAACGTGATTTGAAGAACAAGCAGCTTGAATTGCAACGCACCGTGCATGAATTGGACAAAGTCAAGGATGCTAACAACACATTGGCAcgtgagaacaagaaattaggaG ATGATCTCCATGACGCCAAGGGCACACTCAACGAATTGAACCGTCGCTTGCATGAATTGGAATTGGAACTGCGCCGTTTGGAGAATGAACGTGATGAATTGACTGCTGCTTACAAGGAAGCCGAAGCT GGTCGCAAGGCTGAGGAGCAACGCGCTCAACGCTTGTCTGCTGACTTCAATCAATACCGCCATGATGCCGAACGCCGCTTGGCTGAGAAGGACGAGGAAATCGAGGCTATTCG CAAGCAAACCGCCATCGAAATCGAACAATTGAATGCTCGCGTGGTTGAGGCTGAGACCCGCTTGAAGACCGAAGTACAACGCATCAAGAAGAAGTTGCAGGTGCAAATCACCGAACTGGAAATGTCCTTGGATGTGGCCAACAAGACCAACATCGATTTGCAAAAGGTTATCAAGAAGCAATCATTGCAATTGACCGAATTGCAGGCACACTACGAGGATGTACAACGCCAGTTGCAGGCCACTTTGGATCAGTACAATGTGGCTCAGCGCCGCTTGGCTGCCCTCAACGGTGAACTGGAAGAAGTCCGCTCGAATTTGGACAGCGCTGTGCGTGCTAAGCGCACCGTTGAATTGCAGTACGAGGAGGCGCAGACCCGCATCAATGAACTGAGCACCGTCAACGTCAACTTGGTGTCGTTGAAGTCGAAATTGGAGCAAGAATTGTCGGTTGTCGCCGCTGACTACGAGGAAGTCACCAAAGAATTGAGAATCAGCGATGAACGCTACCAGAAGGTTCAG ATTGAACTCAAGCGTACCATTGAAATTGTTCATGAGGAACAAGAACGTGTCGTCAAATTGGAAACCATCAAGAAATCTCTGGAAGTCGAAGTCAAG AACTTGTCCATCCGTTTGGAAGAGGTTGAACTGAACGCTGTCGCCGGTAGCAAGCGCATCATCAGCAAATTGGAGGCCCGCGTACGTGATTTGGAATTGGAACTGGAAGAAGAGAAGAGGAGACACGCTGAAACCATCAAGATCTTGAGAAAGAAGGAACGCACCGTCAAGGAAGTCATGGTACAATGCGAAGAGGACCAAAAGAACATCATTTTGTTGCAGGAAGCTTTGGACAAATCGGTTGCCAAGGTTAACTTGTTCAAGCGTCAACTGGCCGAACAG GAGGGCATGTCTCAACAGTCCGTGACCCGCGTCCGCCGTTTCCAACGTGAACTCGAAGCTGCCGAAGATCGTGCCGAATGCGCCGAAACCAACTTGAACATGATCCGCGCCAAGCATCGCACATTCGTCACCACCTCCACCGTTCCCGGCTCTCAGGTCTACATTCAGGAGACAACAAGAACGATCACCGAATAA
- the LOC105223604 gene encoding paramyosin, short form isoform X2, with product MALTYRLRPSRTRHLATHAYEDNYGYTMNFYQPMLDYLDAKTKKLNVDPPHLPWSSERGLRQYRPSNPVRRYDADEVLRLSRACAHRADEILLDFRVRKRTPFSVIKLADAARVHKHIEPDTVIERSRERRRRRQQDLEDLIRQDTLKILQRIRRMELDNDCARMTDEFKRSIRGKSATAIAQALISESERNIKTSKREEEDFLAQTLVRASRATSRARSGSPESRISSHAYHIELMDERLVDKLDHRVSSSLHNVKRQLSTLNQKTVEFYADSSKQTAIEIEQLNARVVEAETRLKTEVQRIKKKLQVQITELEMSLDVANKTNIDLQKVIKKQSLQLTELQAHYEDVQRQLQATLDQYNVAQRRLAALNGELEEVRSNLDSAVRAKRTVELQYEEAQTRINELSTVNVNLVSLKSKLEQELSVVAADYEEVTKELRISDERYQKVQIELKRTIEIVHEEQERVVKLETIKKSLEVEVKNLSIRLEEVELNAVAGSKRIISKLEARVRDLELELEEEKRRHAETIKILRKKERTVKEVMVQCEEDQKNIILLQEALDKSVAKVNLFKRQLAEQEGMSQQSVTRVRRFQRELEAAEDRAECAETNLNMIRAKHRTFVTTSTVPGSQVYIQETTRTITE from the exons ATGGCGCTCACATACAGATTGCGTCCCTCGCGTACCCGCCATTTGGCAACACACGCCTATGAGGACAACTATGGCTACACAATGAACTTCTATCAGCCGATGCTCGATTATTTGGATGCGAAAACAAAGAAACTAAATGTCGATCCGCCGCACTTGCCGTGGTCAAGTGAGCGCGGTCTGCGACAATATCGCCCCTCAAACCCGGTACGTCGTTACGATGCCGATGAAGTGTTGCGCCTGTCGCGTGCCTGTGCCCATCGGGCAGATGAAATTTTACTTGATTTTCGCGTTAGGAAGCGTACACCATTCAGTGTGATAAAACTCGCCGACGCAGCGCGTGTTCACAAGCATATAGAACCCGATACGGTAATTGAACGCTCGCGTGAACGTCGTCGTCGCCGTCAACAGGATTTAGAGGATCTAATACGTCAAgacactttaaaaatattacagcgCATACGTAGAATGGAGTTGGATAATGATTGTGCCCGCATGACGGACGAATTTAAACGTTCGATTCGTGGCAAATCCGCCACGGCCATAGCACAGGCGCTCATCTCGGAATCCGAGCGTAATATCAAGACTTCGAAACGTGAAGAAGAGGACTTTCTCGCACAGACTTTGGTGCGTGCAAGTCGTGCTACGAGCCGTGCACGCTCCGGTTCACCGGAGAGTCGCATCTCATCGCATGCCTATCATATCGAATTGATGGACGAACGTCTGGTCGATAAACTCGATCATCGCGTCTCCTCATCATTGCATAATGTTAAGCGTCAATTGTCGACGCTCAATCAGAAGACGGTCGAATTTTATGCGGACTCAAG CAAGCAAACCGCCATCGAAATCGAACAATTGAATGCTCGCGTGGTTGAGGCTGAGACCCGCTTGAAGACCGAAGTACAACGCATCAAGAAGAAGTTGCAGGTGCAAATCACCGAACTGGAAATGTCCTTGGATGTGGCCAACAAGACCAACATCGATTTGCAAAAGGTTATCAAGAAGCAATCATTGCAATTGACCGAATTGCAGGCACACTACGAGGATGTACAACGCCAGTTGCAGGCCACTTTGGATCAGTACAATGTGGCTCAGCGCCGCTTGGCTGCCCTCAACGGTGAACTGGAAGAAGTCCGCTCGAATTTGGACAGCGCTGTGCGTGCTAAGCGCACCGTTGAATTGCAGTACGAGGAGGCGCAGACCCGCATCAATGAACTGAGCACCGTCAACGTCAACTTGGTGTCGTTGAAGTCGAAATTGGAGCAAGAATTGTCGGTTGTCGCCGCTGACTACGAGGAAGTCACCAAAGAATTGAGAATCAGCGATGAACGCTACCAGAAGGTTCAG ATTGAACTCAAGCGTACCATTGAAATTGTTCATGAGGAACAAGAACGTGTCGTCAAATTGGAAACCATCAAGAAATCTCTGGAAGTCGAAGTCAAG AACTTGTCCATCCGTTTGGAAGAGGTTGAACTGAACGCTGTCGCCGGTAGCAAGCGCATCATCAGCAAATTGGAGGCCCGCGTACGTGATTTGGAATTGGAACTGGAAGAAGAGAAGAGGAGACACGCTGAAACCATCAAGATCTTGAGAAAGAAGGAACGCACCGTCAAGGAAGTCATGGTACAATGCGAAGAGGACCAAAAGAACATCATTTTGTTGCAGGAAGCTTTGGACAAATCGGTTGCCAAGGTTAACTTGTTCAAGCGTCAACTGGCCGAACAG GAGGGCATGTCTCAACAGTCCGTGACCCGCGTCCGCCGTTTCCAACGTGAACTCGAAGCTGCCGAAGATCGTGCCGAATGCGCCGAAACCAACTTGAACATGATCCGCGCCAAGCATCGCACATTCGTCACCACCTCCACCGTTCCCGGCTCTCAGGTCTACATTCAGGAGACAACAAGAACGATCACCGAATAA